The following coding sequences are from one Nicotiana tomentosiformis chromosome 3, ASM39032v3, whole genome shotgun sequence window:
- the LOC138908110 gene encoding uncharacterized protein yields the protein MATERIDHTHPLFLQPSDTPGLVLIPIQLTGACAKVSFEENLHEEWETCNAIVHSWIMNSVSKDLLSGIIYASDAHAVWEDLQERFDKVNRVRIFQLHRAISRLSQGADYVAVYFTKLKELWAEYDALVPSPNCGCPKSKEHMTHLQQQRVMQFLDGLNDTYDQARRQILMKTTEPPLNQAYALITQDDSQQCA from the exons ATGGCGACGGAGAGAATCGATCATACACATCCACTTTTCCTTCAACCTTCAGACACGCCAGGATTGGTTCTAATTCCAATTCAGCTCACAG GAGCTTGTGCCAAGGTGTCGTTCGAGGAGAATCTCCATGAGGAATGGGAAACTTGTAATGCGATAGTGCACAGCTGGATTATGAACTCTGTTTCGAAGGATCTGCTTAGTGGGATCATTTATGCATCAGATGCACATGCAGTTTGGGAAGACCTACAGGAGCGATTTGATAAGGTGAATCGAGTGCGTATCTTTCAATTACACAGAGCAATTTCGCGATTATCTCAAGGAGCGGATTATGTAGCTGTGTATTTTACCAAGTTGAAGGAGCTGTGGGCAGAGTATGATGCATTAGTACCATCTCCGAACTGTGGTTGTCCAAAATCTAAAGAGCATATGACTCATTTACAACAACAAAGAGTTATGCAGTTCCTAGATGGACTAAATGATACATACGATCAGGCTCGTAGGCAAATTTTAATGAAAACCACTGAACCACCCCTTAATCAGGCATATGCACTTATAACACAGGATGATAGTCAACAATGCGCATGA
- the LOC138908109 gene encoding uncharacterized mitochondrial protein AtMg00810-like, which produces MDVFNAFLQGDLFEEVYMDLPQGSMQSTYDYSMFTTKSGKDIVMILIYVDDLLLTGSNKDMIDEAKAALHQQFKLKDLGELRYFLGIEVLRSNHGILLNQRKYTLELISESGLSDAKPALTPLEVNQKLTTVEYDKATGVENEDPLTDANSYQKLIGKLLYLTVTRPDISYAVQTLS; this is translated from the exons ATGGATGTCTTTAATGCTTTCCTTCAAGGAGACCTATTTGAAGAAGTCTACATGGATTTGCCACAGG GTTCTATGCAGAGTACTTATGACTATTCTATGTTCACCACAAAGTCGGGCAAGGATATTGTCATGATCCTCATCTATGTTGATGATTTGCTACTGACTGGAAGCAATAAGGACATGATTGATGAAGCGAAAGCAGCTCTACATCAGCAATTCAAACTCAAAGACTTGGGAGAATTGAGGTATTTCTTAGGCATTGAGGTATTGAGATCCAATCATGGAATACTGCTTAACCAAAGAAAGTATACCTTAGAGCTCATCTCTGAGTCGGGCTTAAGTGATGCCAAACCAGCCTTAACACCACTTGAAGTCAACCAAAAGCTCACCACAGTAGAGTATGACAAAGCCACTGGAGTAGAAAATGAAGATCCTTTGACAGATGCAAATAGCTATCAAAAGTTGATAGGAAAACTCCTATATCTAACAGTCACTCGACCAGATATCAGCTATGCAGTGCAGACTTTAAGTTAA